A genomic region of Equus caballus isolate H_3958 breed thoroughbred chromosome 1, TB-T2T, whole genome shotgun sequence contains the following coding sequences:
- the PDCD7 gene encoding programmed cell death protein 7 isoform X1 — translation MALPPFFAPGRPGPPPAQPPPPAPFSCPPPPLPSPAFPPPLPQRPGPFLGASAPFLQPPLALQPRAPGEASRGGGGGGGAFYPVPPPPLPPPPPQCRPFPGTDAGERPRPPPPGPGPPWSPRWPEAPPPSDVLGDAALQRLRDRQWLEAVFGAPRRSGCPVPSRAPAGPSLGEVRAKLRGALRLVRRLRELGQALREAEADGAAWAVLHAQAAPLRAELAERLQLLTQAAYVGEARRRLERVRRRRQRLRERAREREAEREAEAARAAEREQEIDRWRVKCVQEVEEKKREQELKAAADGVLSEVRKKQADTKRMVDILRALEKLRKLRKEAAARKGVCPPASADETFEHHLQRLRKLIKKRSELYEAEERALRVMLEGEQEEERKRELEKKQRKEKEKILLQKREIESKLFGDPDEFPLAHLLQPFRQYYLQAEQSLPALIQIRSEGPSLSSCLRWQEAADEVLMLLRHDWDQYLVPSDHPKGNSVPQGWVLPPLPSNDIWATAIKLH, via the exons ATGGCTCTGCCGCCCTTCTTCGCCCCGGGTCGCCCGGGCCCGCCGCCCGCGCAGCCGCCGCCTCCCGCTCCTTTCAGCTGTCCGCCACCGCCGCTGCCCTCCCCGGCTTTCCCGCCGCCTCTTCCCCAGCGGCCTGGCCCCTTTCTGGGGGCCTCcgcccccttcctccagcccccgCTGGCTCTGCAGCCCCGGGCCCCCGGGGAAGCCTCCCGCGGCggagggggcggcggcggcgccttCTACCCGGTGCCGCCACCGCCGCTGCCTCCGCCGCCACCCCAGTGCCGGCCCTTCCCGGGGACTGACGCCGGCGAGCGCCCGCGGCCGCCGCCTCCAGGCCCGGGGCCGCCCTGGAGCCCGCGCTGGCCGGAGGCGCCGCCGCCGTCCGACGTGCTCGGTGACGCGGCCCTGCAGCGCCTGCGCGACCGGCAGTGGCTAGAGGCGGTGTTCGGAGCCCCTCGCCGGTCGGGCTGTCCGGTGCCGTCGCGCGCACCCGCCGGGCCCAGCCTGGGCGAAGTGCGCGCAAAGTTGCGCGGGGCTCTGCGCCTGGTGCGGCGGCTGCGCGAGCTGGGCCAGGCCCTGCGCGAGGCCGAGGCCGACGGTGCGGCCTGGGCAGTGCTGCACGCTCAGGCTGCGCCGCTGCGCGCCGAGCTGGCCGAGCGACTGCAGCTGCTCACCCAGGCCGCCTATGTGGGCGAGGCGCGCCGGAGGCTGGAGAGGGTCCGGCGCCGCCGGCAGCGGCTTCGCGAGCGGGCCCGGGAACGCGAGGCCGAGCGGGAGGCGGAGGCCGCGCGAGCAGCGGAGCGCGAGCAGGAGATTGACCGCTGGAGGGTCAAGTGCGTGCAGGAGGTGGAGGAAAAGAAGCGG gaGCAGGAACTTAAAGCTGCTGCTGATGGTGTCTTATCTGAAGTGAGGAAAAAACAAGCAGACACCAAAAGAATGGTGGACATTCTTCGGGCTTTGGAGAAATTGAGGAAACTCAGGAAAGAGGCTGCCGCAAGGAAAG GGGTCTGTCCTCCAGCTTCAGCAGATGAGACTTTTGAGCATCATCTTCAGCGACTGAGAAAACTCATTAAAAAACGCTCTGAACTATATGAAGCTGAAGAGAGAGCCCTCAGAGTTATGTTGGAAGGAGaacaagaggaagagaggaaaagagaattagaaaagaaacagaggaaagaaaaagagaaaattttacttcagAAGCGTGAAATTGAGTCCAAGTTATTTGGGGACCCAG aCGAGTTCCCACTTGCACACCTCTTGCAGCCTTTCCGACAGTATTACCTCCAAGCTGAGCAGTCCCTGCCGGCGCTCATCCAGATCAGGTCAGAGGGCCCCTCCTTGTCATCTTGCCTTAGGTGGCAAGAAGCAGCGGACGAAGTGCTTATGTTGTTGAG GCATGATTGGGATCAGTACCTGGTGCCATCTGATCATCCCAAAGGCAACTCCGTTCCCCAAGGATGGGTCCTTCCCCCGCTCCCCAGCAACGACATCTGGGCAACCGCCATTAAGCTGCATTAG
- the PDCD7 gene encoding programmed cell death protein 7 isoform X2, whose product MALPPFFAPGRPGPPPAQPPPPAPFSCPPPPLPSPAFPPPLPQRPGPFLGASAPFLQPPLALQPRAPGEASRGGGGGGGAFYPVPPPPLPPPPPQCRPFPGTDAGERPRPPPPGPGPPWSPRWPEAPPPSDVLGDAALQRLRDRQWLEAVFGAPRRSGCPVPSRAPAGPSLGEVRAKLRGALRLVRRLRELGQALREAEADGAAWAVLHAQAAPLRAELAERLQLLTQAAYVGEARRRLERVRRRRQRLRERAREREAEREAEAARAAEREQEIDRWRVKCVQEVEEKKREQELKAAADGVLSEVRKKQADTKRMVDILRALEKLRKLRKEAAARKGVCPPASADETFEHHLQRLRKLIKKRSELYEAEERALRVMLEGEQEEERKRELEKKQRKEKEKILLQKREIESKLFGDPDEFPLAHLLQPFRQYYLQAEQSLPALIQIRHDWDQYLVPSDHPKGNSVPQGWVLPPLPSNDIWATAIKLH is encoded by the exons ATGGCTCTGCCGCCCTTCTTCGCCCCGGGTCGCCCGGGCCCGCCGCCCGCGCAGCCGCCGCCTCCCGCTCCTTTCAGCTGTCCGCCACCGCCGCTGCCCTCCCCGGCTTTCCCGCCGCCTCTTCCCCAGCGGCCTGGCCCCTTTCTGGGGGCCTCcgcccccttcctccagcccccgCTGGCTCTGCAGCCCCGGGCCCCCGGGGAAGCCTCCCGCGGCggagggggcggcggcggcgccttCTACCCGGTGCCGCCACCGCCGCTGCCTCCGCCGCCACCCCAGTGCCGGCCCTTCCCGGGGACTGACGCCGGCGAGCGCCCGCGGCCGCCGCCTCCAGGCCCGGGGCCGCCCTGGAGCCCGCGCTGGCCGGAGGCGCCGCCGCCGTCCGACGTGCTCGGTGACGCGGCCCTGCAGCGCCTGCGCGACCGGCAGTGGCTAGAGGCGGTGTTCGGAGCCCCTCGCCGGTCGGGCTGTCCGGTGCCGTCGCGCGCACCCGCCGGGCCCAGCCTGGGCGAAGTGCGCGCAAAGTTGCGCGGGGCTCTGCGCCTGGTGCGGCGGCTGCGCGAGCTGGGCCAGGCCCTGCGCGAGGCCGAGGCCGACGGTGCGGCCTGGGCAGTGCTGCACGCTCAGGCTGCGCCGCTGCGCGCCGAGCTGGCCGAGCGACTGCAGCTGCTCACCCAGGCCGCCTATGTGGGCGAGGCGCGCCGGAGGCTGGAGAGGGTCCGGCGCCGCCGGCAGCGGCTTCGCGAGCGGGCCCGGGAACGCGAGGCCGAGCGGGAGGCGGAGGCCGCGCGAGCAGCGGAGCGCGAGCAGGAGATTGACCGCTGGAGGGTCAAGTGCGTGCAGGAGGTGGAGGAAAAGAAGCGG gaGCAGGAACTTAAAGCTGCTGCTGATGGTGTCTTATCTGAAGTGAGGAAAAAACAAGCAGACACCAAAAGAATGGTGGACATTCTTCGGGCTTTGGAGAAATTGAGGAAACTCAGGAAAGAGGCTGCCGCAAGGAAAG GGGTCTGTCCTCCAGCTTCAGCAGATGAGACTTTTGAGCATCATCTTCAGCGACTGAGAAAACTCATTAAAAAACGCTCTGAACTATATGAAGCTGAAGAGAGAGCCCTCAGAGTTATGTTGGAAGGAGaacaagaggaagagaggaaaagagaattagaaaagaaacagaggaaagaaaaagagaaaattttacttcagAAGCGTGAAATTGAGTCCAAGTTATTTGGGGACCCAG aCGAGTTCCCACTTGCACACCTCTTGCAGCCTTTCCGACAGTATTACCTCCAAGCTGAGCAGTCCCTGCCGGCGCTCATCCAGATCAG GCATGATTGGGATCAGTACCTGGTGCCATCTGATCATCCCAAAGGCAACTCCGTTCCCCAAGGATGGGTCCTTCCCCCGCTCCCCAGCAACGACATCTGGGCAACCGCCATTAAGCTGCATTAG